From the genome of Pelobacter propionicus DSM 2379, one region includes:
- a CDS encoding DUF1365 domain-containing protein gives MESCLYTGQVGHQRLTPAGNAFHYSLFFLYLDLAELETVFASRWLWSVERPNWASFRRADHFRPASLPLDSAVRNEVERQIGKRPRGPIRLLTHLRYLGYCFNPISIYYCFGEDGQTLEAFLVEIHNTPWGEEYLRALDSRTGQRDAEWHRYRLDKEFHVSPFMPMDIVYDWRFTVPAEQLAVRISNTRQGAQVFHASLHLRRQPLTGGNLGGVLLRWPFITAKVIAAIYWQALRLKWKGVPFCPHPERLDIRKGRYHQ, from the coding sequence ATGGAAAGCTGCCTTTATACCGGACAGGTCGGACATCAACGCCTGACACCGGCCGGCAATGCGTTCCACTACAGCCTCTTCTTTCTGTATCTCGACCTGGCGGAACTGGAAACAGTTTTCGCGAGCCGCTGGCTCTGGTCGGTGGAACGGCCGAACTGGGCCAGCTTCCGCCGGGCGGATCACTTTCGTCCCGCATCGCTTCCCCTCGACAGTGCCGTGCGCAACGAGGTGGAACGGCAAATTGGCAAACGCCCGCGGGGGCCGATCCGTCTCCTGACCCATCTGCGCTATCTGGGGTACTGCTTCAACCCCATCAGCATCTATTACTGCTTTGGCGAAGACGGACAGACCCTGGAAGCGTTCCTGGTCGAGATCCACAACACCCCCTGGGGGGAGGAGTACCTGCGGGCCCTTGATTCCCGGACAGGCCAGCGTGACGCTGAATGGCACCGGTACCGGCTGGACAAGGAGTTCCACGTGTCCCCCTTCATGCCGATGGATATTGTCTATGACTGGCGCTTCACCGTTCCGGCGGAACAATTGGCCGTGCGCATATCCAACACCCGGCAGGGGGCACAGGTCTTTCACGCCTCGCTCCATCTGCGGCGGCAGCCGCTGACGGGCGGTAATCTGGGAGGAGTGCTTTTGCGCTGGCCGTTCATAACCGCCAAGGTCATCGCCGCCATCTACTGGCAGGCGCTGCGCCTGAAATGGAAAGGAGTGCCCTTCTGCCCGCACCCGGAGCGGCTTGACATCAGGAAAGGACGCTATCACCAATGA
- a CDS encoding lipocalin family protein produces MKQTLLTIALLIMTGCSASLPPLTTTDNVDIKRFMGPWYVIACIPTFIETKAYNAVETYTLNPDGTIDTVFTFRKGGFDGPLKRYNPRGFIVDTVNNSTWGMRFIWPIKAEYLITHLNEEYTQTVIGRTKRDYVWIMARTPQIPEGDYRKLVKDLENQGYDISKLRKVPQRWPNDGNRP; encoded by the coding sequence ATGAAACAAACCTTGCTTACGATTGCCCTGCTGATTATGACGGGTTGCAGCGCGTCCCTGCCGCCACTCACGACAACAGACAATGTCGACATCAAGCGATTCATGGGCCCGTGGTACGTTATCGCCTGCATTCCGACCTTTATTGAGACCAAGGCCTACAACGCTGTCGAGACCTATACGCTCAACCCCGACGGTACGATTGACACTGTCTTCACGTTCCGTAAGGGGGGCTTTGACGGACCGCTTAAACGCTACAACCCGCGCGGTTTTATCGTCGATACAGTCAACAACTCCACCTGGGGGATGCGGTTCATCTGGCCGATCAAAGCCGAATATCTGATCACCCACCTCAATGAAGAGTACACCCAGACTGTCATCGGTCGTACCAAGCGTGACTATGTCTGGATCATGGCGCGCACCCCGCAGATACCGGAAGGTGATTACCGGAAGCTGGTGAAGGATTTGGAGAATCAGGGGTATGATATCTCAAAACTGCGCAAGGTGCCCCAGCGTTGGCCGAATGATGGAAACCGTCCGTGA
- a CDS encoding magnesium chelatase subunit ChlI family protein — translation MHPCSCTPLAIQRYRSRISGPLLDRIDIHIEVPAVKYRDLADRGEGESSASVARRVERSREIQSERYRSTKIHCNAQMTPRFIKKHCELDEAGNRMLELVTDRLGFSARTYNRILKVARTIADLDASDHIRQEHIAEAIQYRSLDRKTS, via the coding sequence GTGCACCCCTGCAGCTGCACCCCCCTGGCCATCCAGCGCTACCGCTCGCGCATCTCCGGCCCGCTGCTGGACCGCATCGACATCCACATCGAAGTTCCGGCCGTAAAATACCGCGACCTGGCCGACCGGGGCGAGGGGGAAAGCTCGGCCTCCGTGGCCCGCCGGGTGGAACGCTCGCGGGAGATCCAGTCGGAGCGCTACCGGAGTACAAAAATCCACTGCAACGCCCAGATGACTCCCCGCTTCATCAAAAAGCACTGTGAGCTGGACGAGGCCGGCAACCGCATGCTGGAGCTGGTCACCGACCGGCTCGGCTTCTCGGCCCGCACCTACAACCGCATCCTCAAGGTGGCCCGCACCATCGCCGACCTGGACGCCAGCGACCATATCCGCCAGGAGCACATCGCCGAGGCGATCCAGTACCGCAGTCTGGATCGGAAGACGAGTTGA
- a CDS encoding pyridoxamine 5'-phosphate oxidase family protein, giving the protein MNLNELFQQQGLGVMATASKDGCVNTAVYARPHVIDEQTMVWGMTKGRTYRNIIENPQASFLFKASGPGFSGVRLALELVKTEESGPMLAKIKENTDATVGPGTGTAVTHAAWFTVTEVRPLI; this is encoded by the coding sequence ATGAACCTGAACGAACTGTTCCAGCAGCAAGGTCTGGGGGTTATGGCCACGGCATCAAAGGATGGCTGCGTCAACACAGCCGTCTATGCCCGGCCGCACGTCATCGATGAGCAGACCATGGTATGGGGAATGACCAAGGGGAGAACCTACCGGAATATTATCGAGAACCCGCAGGCTTCATTCCTGTTCAAGGCTTCAGGTCCCGGCTTCAGTGGCGTCCGTCTGGCCCTGGAACTGGTCAAGACGGAAGAGTCCGGTCCCATGCTGGCAAAAATCAAAGAAAACACGGATGCAACTGTTGGTCCCGGCACCGGAACTGCCGTCACCCACGCTGCCTGGTTCACGGTTACCGAAGTGCGCCCCCTTATTTGA
- a CDS encoding PEP/pyruvate-binding domain-containing protein, protein MNHPSTLVIDLVELTAADLHRAGGKAVVLGRLASSGTPIPPGLCVTTAAYDRSLDETGLRQDGFLGIVTVTDWRTS, encoded by the coding sequence ATGAACCATCCCTCCACACTCGTCATCGATCTTGTGGAACTGACCGCCGCCGACCTGCACCGCGCCGGCGGCAAGGCGGTTGTCCTCGGTCGGCTGGCCAGCTCAGGCACGCCCATACCGCCAGGTCTCTGCGTCACGACAGCGGCCTATGACCGTTCTCTGGATGAGACCGGACTGCGGCAAGATGGTTTTCTGGGCATCGTCACCGTGACAGATTGGAGAACATCATGA
- a CDS encoding SOUL family heme-binding protein: MKRIGLLLVVMLLTGVRAMAIEEAPYTVVKASGIFEVRDYDPHILAETLIDGTLEDAGNKAFRRLFNYISGANHSRSSIAMTAPVSQESKGEKIAMTAPVGQQRSSGTWAVSFMMPASYTLATLPVPDDNSITVRQVPARRMAAVRYSGTWSEKNYLDYKERLENWIRENGFQISGEAVWARYNPPFSLWFLRRNEILIPVVSQPVS; this comes from the coding sequence GTGAAACGGATTGGACTACTGCTGGTGGTTATGCTTCTAACGGGAGTGCGTGCAATGGCAATTGAGGAGGCGCCTTACACTGTGGTTAAAGCATCCGGGATCTTTGAGGTTCGGGACTATGATCCGCATATCCTTGCCGAGACCTTGATTGACGGCACTCTAGAAGATGCCGGCAACAAAGCATTCAGGCGACTCTTCAACTACATATCCGGCGCCAATCATTCCCGCAGTTCGATTGCCATGACAGCCCCGGTATCGCAGGAGTCAAAAGGTGAAAAAATTGCGATGACCGCTCCTGTCGGTCAGCAGCGTTCTTCTGGCACATGGGCTGTCAGTTTCATGATGCCGGCCAGCTATACGCTGGCAACGCTGCCCGTTCCCGACGACAACAGCATCACCGTGCGCCAGGTGCCGGCCCGACGTATGGCTGCAGTCCGTTATTCCGGAACGTGGAGCGAGAAGAACTACCTCGACTACAAGGAGCGGCTGGAAAACTGGATTCGGGAAAACGGATTCCAGATCAGCGGTGAAGCGGTGTGGGCTCGCTACAATCCGCCCTTCAGTCTCTGGTTTTTGCGCCGCAATGAGATTCTGATCCCTGTCGTTAGCCAACCGGTTTCATGA
- a CDS encoding glutathione peroxidase translates to MPCMYDFEVQTAGGECTSLAEYRGQVMLIVNTASKCGFTPQYKGLEALYRKYASRGFVVLGFPCNQFGAQEPGDMTEIKNFCSLTYDVTFPLFAKINVNGSDASPLFQYLKSAAKGVLGSEAIKWNFTKFLVDRHGTVVGRYAPTTTPESLEKDIEAALHC, encoded by the coding sequence ATGCCCTGCATGTATGATTTTGAGGTACAAACAGCCGGTGGGGAGTGTACAAGTCTGGCCGAATACCGCGGTCAGGTCATGCTGATCGTCAACACCGCCAGCAAGTGCGGATTCACGCCCCAGTACAAGGGACTTGAGGCGCTGTACCGCAAGTACGCCTCCCGAGGGTTTGTCGTGCTCGGGTTTCCCTGTAATCAGTTTGGCGCACAGGAACCGGGCGATATGACCGAAATTAAGAACTTCTGTTCGCTCACCTATGACGTAACGTTCCCCCTGTTCGCCAAGATCAATGTCAACGGCTCTGATGCCTCACCGCTGTTTCAGTATCTTAAGTCTGCAGCGAAAGGGGTGCTGGGGAGTGAGGCGATCAAATGGAATTTTACCAAGTTCCTGGTTGATCGCCACGGCACTGTAGTTGGTCGCTACGCCCCGACAACAACACCGGAAAGTCTGGAAAAGGATATTGAAGCGGCACTGCATTGCTAA
- a CDS encoding NAD(P)/FAD-dependent oxidoreductase: MKIAIVGGGISGLTTAHLLCGDHEITLFEAGDYPGGHTNTLDVTHDGTNYAVDTGFIVFNERTYPNFITLLDRLGVGSQPSVMSFSAVCETTGLQYRASNLDSFFAQRKNLFSLPFWRMLLEIFRFNHSSAELYGSSDLSLTLGDYLKTRGYSPLFIEKFLVPMGAAVWSADPAHFLAFPAAAFVRFFTNHGMLNVLDQPTWRVVAGGSRQYVGPLIRPFRDRIRLSTPVERVQRYGNRVAVTPRGGEPEEFDHLVLACHSDQALAMLADPSEAERELLGAIPYQKNDTVLHTDSRLLPSIPRARASWNCLLPRRQQGSVVLTYWMNLLQTISAPVDFCVTLNSPEAIAPDAVIRRLIYHHPVYSSAAFAAQKRRDEISGVNRTSYCGAYWNWGFHEDGVNSALAVCRHFGKGL; the protein is encoded by the coding sequence ATGAAGATCGCCATCGTCGGCGGCGGCATATCAGGATTGACAACGGCGCACCTGCTGTGCGGAGATCATGAGATCACCCTGTTCGAGGCGGGCGACTATCCGGGGGGGCACACCAACACCCTTGATGTGACCCATGACGGTACAAATTACGCTGTGGACACCGGCTTCATCGTCTTCAACGAGCGCACCTACCCCAACTTCATCACGCTGCTGGATCGCCTTGGCGTTGGGTCGCAGCCAAGCGTGATGAGCTTCTCGGCAGTTTGCGAAACAACCGGGTTGCAATACCGCGCCAGCAATCTGGACAGTTTTTTTGCCCAGCGCAAAAACCTGTTCAGCCTGCCGTTCTGGCGGATGCTGCTGGAAATATTCCGCTTCAACCACTCCTCGGCTGAGTTGTACGGCAGCAGCGACCTGAGTCTGACGCTGGGCGACTACCTCAAGACCCGCGGCTATTCGCCCCTGTTCATCGAAAAGTTTCTGGTTCCCATGGGGGCAGCGGTCTGGTCGGCCGATCCGGCTCACTTTCTGGCTTTCCCGGCGGCGGCCTTCGTGCGGTTTTTCACCAATCACGGCATGCTCAACGTGCTTGATCAGCCCACCTGGCGGGTGGTGGCGGGTGGTTCCCGGCAGTATGTCGGGCCGCTGATACGCCCCTTCCGCGATCGGATACGCCTGTCGACTCCGGTGGAACGGGTGCAGCGTTACGGCAACCGGGTTGCGGTCACCCCCCGCGGCGGCGAACCGGAGGAGTTCGATCACCTGGTTTTGGCCTGCCACAGTGACCAGGCGCTGGCGATGCTGGCCGACCCGTCGGAAGCGGAACGGGAACTGCTGGGAGCCATCCCCTACCAGAAAAACGATACGGTGCTGCACACCGACAGCCGACTGCTGCCGTCGATTCCCAGGGCCCGCGCCAGCTGGAACTGCCTGCTCCCCCGACGGCAGCAGGGGAGCGTGGTGCTTACCTACTGGATGAACCTGCTGCAGACCATCAGCGCACCGGTGGATTTCTGCGTGACGCTCAACAGTCCCGAGGCCATCGCTCCGGACGCGGTCATCCGCCGTCTGATCTATCACCATCCGGTGTACTCTTCGGCCGCATTTGCAGCGCAAAAACGGAGGGACGAGATCAGCGGTGTCAATCGCACCTCCTATTGCGGCGCCTACTGGAACTGGGGCTTTCATGAAGACGGCGTCAACAGTGCCCTGGCAGTCTGCCGGCACTTCGGGAAGGGACTCTAG
- a CDS encoding chalcone isomerase family protein translates to MSQPPRIISTLETLCRRLVYALCLLPTLLLLPPSPSHALTVENIPFADSTIIGGKPVPLRNAALLRYLKVIKAYVAALYLPVGVKAENVLSDVPKRLELSYLVSIKGPDFDKGAAPVLQRNQTPAERAKLQRRIDRINAAYKDVTPGDRYSLTYLPGRGTELALNGTPLIVIEGADFAAAYFGIWLGREPIDEKLKRDLLKGR, encoded by the coding sequence ATGAGTCAACCACCGCGCATCATCTCAACATTGGAAACGCTCTGCCGACGCCTTGTGTACGCCCTTTGTCTTCTGCCGACACTACTTCTCCTCCCTCCTTCCCCGTCACACGCCCTGACTGTTGAAAACATTCCCTTTGCTGACAGCACGATCATCGGGGGCAAACCGGTGCCGCTGCGAAATGCGGCCCTGCTGCGCTATCTCAAGGTTATAAAGGCCTACGTGGCGGCCCTCTACCTGCCGGTGGGGGTCAAGGCGGAAAATGTCCTGTCCGATGTGCCAAAGCGCCTTGAGCTCAGCTACCTGGTATCGATCAAGGGGCCGGATTTCGATAAGGGCGCCGCGCCGGTCCTGCAACGCAACCAGACCCCGGCGGAACGTGCCAAGCTGCAACGACGCATCGACCGGATCAATGCCGCCTATAAGGACGTCACACCAGGGGACCGCTACTCCCTGACCTATCTGCCGGGACGGGGAACGGAACTTGCCCTGAACGGCACGCCGCTGATCGTCATCGAAGGGGCCGATTTCGCCGCAGCCTATTTCGGCATCTGGCTGGGGCGCGAACCGATCGATGAAAAGCTGAAGCGCGACCTGTTGAAAGGACGTTGA
- a CDS encoding pyridoxamine 5'-phosphate oxidase family protein — protein sequence MNNSAESNDMLCVGQTLAVLATVAGSCPYTSLVAVAVTPDLRQLFFATLRATRKWANLADNHHVSLLMDNRSNQVTDFSRAAAATILDSAEEVSGAELETGLAIFLRRHPHLTEFTASASCALFRVRISSIYLVARFQNVMEFHFSP from the coding sequence ATGAACAACAGCGCTGAAAGCAATGATATGCTCTGCGTCGGTCAGACTTTGGCCGTACTGGCCACTGTCGCCGGGAGTTGTCCCTATACCAGCCTGGTGGCGGTCGCCGTCACCCCCGACCTGCGCCAGCTGTTTTTCGCCACACTCCGAGCCACCCGTAAATGGGCCAATCTGGCAGACAACCATCACGTTTCCCTCCTGATGGACAACCGCAGTAACCAGGTGACCGATTTCAGCCGGGCGGCAGCCGCCACGATCCTCGACAGTGCCGAAGAAGTGAGTGGGGCGGAGTTGGAGACCGGACTGGCGATCTTCCTCCGTCGCCATCCGCACCTGACCGAGTTCACGGCGTCGGCGAGTTGCGCCCTGTTCCGGGTGCGGATATCAAGCATCTACCTGGTGGCACGTTTTCAGAACGTCATGGAATTCCACTTTTCACCATGA
- a CDS encoding DUF1295 domain-containing protein has translation MTEVLVITAASILVYMTAWFIAAQIRGRNDIADVAWGLGFILAAAVSLLAGGIYPLRGLLVSGLVLLWGIRLAVHIHSRNRGKGEDKRYRQWREEWGTWFVLRSFLQVFLLQGILLLMVAVPVIFVNQAPATPLGWLDLLGLAIWLTGFCFESVGDRQLLKFIRNPANKGKLMTTGLWRYTRHPNYFGEVTLWWGIWLMTLTLPGGWLTIIGPLTITFLILKVSGIPMLEKHYEERADFQEYKRRTSPFFPLPPKGGV, from the coding sequence ATGACGGAAGTTCTCGTGATAACCGCTGCCTCAATTCTGGTCTACATGACCGCCTGGTTCATCGCCGCCCAGATTCGCGGCCGCAACGATATCGCCGATGTGGCCTGGGGATTGGGGTTCATCCTGGCAGCGGCGGTTTCGCTGCTGGCTGGTGGGATCTACCCGCTACGAGGGTTGCTGGTCTCGGGGCTGGTGCTGCTCTGGGGGATCAGGCTGGCAGTGCACATCCACAGCCGCAATCGGGGGAAAGGTGAAGACAAGCGCTACCGGCAATGGCGCGAGGAGTGGGGAACGTGGTTCGTGCTGCGATCATTCCTGCAAGTCTTTCTGTTGCAGGGAATTCTGCTGTTGATGGTGGCCGTGCCGGTTATCTTTGTCAACCAGGCGCCGGCAACACCCCTTGGGTGGCTTGATCTGCTTGGGCTGGCGATCTGGCTGACCGGCTTCTGTTTTGAGTCCGTTGGTGACCGGCAACTGCTGAAGTTCATCCGCAACCCGGCCAACAAGGGTAAACTGATGACCACCGGTCTGTGGCGCTACACCCGCCACCCCAACTACTTCGGCGAGGTGACCCTCTGGTGGGGGATCTGGCTGATGACCCTGACCCTGCCGGGCGGATGGCTGACGATCATCGGCCCGCTGACCATCACGTTCCTGATCCTGAAGGTCTCCGGCATTCCCATGCTGGAAAAACACTACGAGGAACGGGCCGATTTCCAGGAGTACAAGCGCCGCACCAGCCCCTTTTTCCCGCTGCCGCCCAAGGGAGGAGTCTGA
- a CDS encoding DUF2878 domain-containing protein: protein MNGLTRKVINVVLFQAAWFAAVLGAARGMLWLGPLSMIPVLALHLALEENRRGEARLLLAAGLLGFLFDTTFVAGGVFTPLQHLFPRPISPPWMICLWLNFAATLNVSLAWLRGHFILAAAFGAVGGPLAYYSGARLGATEALPTTTGMLLLAIGWGIMTPLLVWLACTLSVGRTGR, encoded by the coding sequence GTGAACGGCCTGACCCGCAAGGTGATCAATGTGGTACTGTTCCAGGCGGCCTGGTTTGCGGCAGTGCTGGGAGCGGCACGGGGGATGCTCTGGCTCGGTCCGCTGAGCATGATCCCGGTCCTGGCGCTCCATCTGGCACTTGAGGAGAATCGGCGCGGTGAAGCAAGGCTGCTGCTGGCGGCGGGCCTGCTCGGCTTCCTTTTTGACACGACTTTCGTGGCTGGCGGCGTCTTCACGCCGCTGCAGCACCTGTTTCCCCGCCCGATCAGTCCTCCCTGGATGATCTGCCTCTGGCTGAACTTCGCCGCCACCCTGAATGTTTCCCTGGCCTGGCTGCGCGGACATTTTATCCTTGCAGCGGCCTTCGGCGCCGTCGGCGGACCTTTGGCCTATTACAGCGGGGCCAGATTGGGGGCAACGGAGGCACTGCCGACCACGACCGGGATGCTGCTGCTGGCGATCGGCTGGGGTATCATGACGCCGCTTTTGGTCTGGCTGGCGTGCACACTTTCGGTTGGCAGAACCGGACGTTAG
- a CDS encoding helix-turn-helix domain-containing protein: MLTFLYDSYIKRHSFSIEIPLEKLPLPGYPTNPVTIGDHIRKRRMDLGLLQREVAEIIGVTESSVWNWEHGVEPEQHYNPNIIKFLGYIPFDCPDDTVGRLAWYKRAMGMNLDQLGEIMGRDPEQLSDWLSGRHNPFRKNREKIELFLVNQKTFLRGCKIDCVSG; this comes from the coding sequence GTGTTAACCTTTCTCTACGATTCTTATATAAAACGGCACTCGTTCTCAATCGAAATTCCCCTCGAAAAGCTGCCACTCCCCGGCTATCCCACCAATCCCGTGACCATCGGTGACCACATCCGCAAACGACGCATGGACCTTGGTCTCCTCCAGAGAGAAGTCGCAGAAATCATCGGCGTTACTGAATCTTCAGTCTGGAATTGGGAGCACGGAGTTGAACCAGAACAGCACTATAACCCCAATATTATCAAATTTCTAGGGTATATTCCGTTCGACTGTCCGGATGACACTGTTGGTAGGCTTGCGTGGTATAAGAGAGCGATGGGGATGAACCTGGATCAACTGGGAGAAATCATGGGCCGCGATCCGGAACAACTATCAGACTGGTTGAGTGGCCGGCACAACCCTTTCAGAAAGAACCGAGAAAAGATAGAACTGTTCTTGGTAAATCAGAAAACCTTCCTTCGGGGGTGTAAAATAGATTGTGTAAGTGGCTAA
- a CDS encoding DUF2177 family protein, whose translation MLHTFKIYLLCLPFTLLLDYIWLAKLMQGFYLAQLGPYARVRGATIIPVYWAAGLVYLLLPLGIVLFALPRIDPAHLVASSLLWGGLFGLVVYGVYDMTNMATLERWPVKMVWIDLCWGCFLCGATTLFAALVSRWMQ comes from the coding sequence ATGTTGCACACCTTCAAGATCTACCTGCTCTGCCTACCGTTTACGCTGCTGTTGGACTACATCTGGCTGGCCAAGCTGATGCAGGGTTTTTACCTGGCCCAGCTCGGTCCGTACGCACGGGTACGGGGCGCCACCATCATCCCGGTCTACTGGGCGGCGGGGTTGGTTTACCTGCTTTTGCCGCTGGGGATCGTACTGTTCGCCCTGCCGAGGATCGATCCGGCACATCTGGTGGCTTCGTCACTGCTGTGGGGCGGGTTGTTCGGCCTGGTGGTGTACGGGGTCTATGATATGACCAACATGGCTACCCTGGAGCGCTGGCCGGTCAAGATGGTCTGGATCGACCTCTGCTGGGGCTGTTTCCTGTGCGGGGCAACAACCCTTTTTGCCGCGCTGGTGTCGCGGTGGATGCAGTAA
- a CDS encoding class I SAM-dependent methyltransferase, which yields MNRNEQTCSSCPQTASTTNGIIDKLARSLVLNSLTAIRHGHLVLVDRDKRREFGRNDSELTSTVRVQHPDFYRRVAFGGSIAAGESYMDGLWTCSDLTALVRIMVRNQEAQQQLEGGLARLTVPLQRLLHRLNDNTRTGSRRNIAAHYDLGNDFYQLFLDPTMAYSCGIFERDNCTLEEASTAKFDRICRKLGLTADMKVLEIGTGWGGFAIHAARNYGCHVTTTTISQQQHDLAAERIAAAGLAECITLLQRDYRDLTGQFDRLVSIEMIEAVGHRHLPTYFRICSDRLKPDGAALIQAITMPDHHYGRYLKAPDFINRYIFPGSCCPSLHAISEAVARETDLRLTHLEDISLHYARTLREWSNAFHANLEQVRGMGFDERFIRMWEFYLCYCEGGFAERFTGDLQLLFTKPVYRNESLLHPLKRSAPL from the coding sequence ATGAACCGGAACGAACAGACCTGCAGTTCCTGTCCACAAACTGCATCAACGACGAACGGCATCATCGATAAACTGGCACGGAGCCTGGTGCTCAACAGTCTGACAGCAATCCGGCATGGCCATCTGGTTCTGGTTGACCGGGACAAACGCCGGGAATTCGGCCGTAACGACTCGGAGCTGACCTCTACGGTGCGGGTACAACACCCGGACTTTTACCGGCGGGTGGCCTTCGGGGGGTCAATAGCTGCCGGTGAGAGTTATATGGATGGTCTCTGGACCTGCAGCGATCTGACGGCACTGGTACGGATCATGGTGCGCAATCAGGAGGCCCAGCAGCAACTGGAGGGCGGCCTGGCCCGATTGACCGTCCCGCTCCAGCGCCTGCTGCACCGTCTGAACGACAACACCCGTACCGGCAGCCGCAGGAACATCGCCGCCCACTACGACCTGGGCAATGACTTCTATCAGCTGTTCCTTGACCCGACCATGGCCTATTCATGCGGCATTTTTGAACGGGATAACTGCACGTTGGAGGAAGCATCGACTGCCAAGTTTGACCGGATATGCCGAAAACTGGGGCTGACTGCTGACATGAAGGTTTTGGAAATCGGCACCGGCTGGGGCGGATTTGCCATCCACGCCGCCCGGAATTACGGTTGCCACGTTACCACCACCACGATCTCGCAACAGCAGCATGACCTGGCGGCTGAACGTATCGCAGCAGCGGGACTGGCTGAGTGCATCACGTTGTTGCAGCGGGACTACCGTGACCTGACCGGGCAGTTCGACCGGCTGGTTTCCATCGAAATGATCGAAGCGGTCGGCCACCGCCACCTACCGACCTATTTCCGGATCTGTTCCGACCGGTTGAAACCGGACGGCGCCGCCCTGATTCAGGCCATAACCATGCCGGATCATCACTATGGGCGCTATCTGAAGGCCCCCGACTTTATCAACCGCTACATCTTTCCCGGCAGCTGCTGCCCGTCACTGCATGCCATCTCAGAGGCCGTGGCCCGTGAGACGGACCTGCGCCTGACCCATCTGGAGGATATCTCCCTGCATTACGCCCGAACCCTGCGGGAATGGAGCAATGCCTTCCATGCCAATCTGGAGCAGGTCAGAGGTATGGGCTTCGACGAACGGTTTATCAGGATGTGGGAGTTTTATCTCTGTTACTGCGAGGGAGGTTTTGCGGAGCGATTTACCGGCGACCTGCAACTGCTGTTCACCAAGCCGGTGTATCGCAATGAGTCGCTGCTGCATCCGCTGAAAAGGAGTGCACCATTATGA
- the uvsE gene encoding UV DNA damage repair endonuclease UvsE translates to MGYGLAELPDGDALRHLLGTIRVFARQHDLRLSFHPDQFVVVSSPHPAVVASSIRELEYQAYLAEEVGTDVINIHAGGVYGDKQTTLVKFYQVFSDLPETIRIRLTLENDDHSYTVRDLLPVCARPSIPLVYDVHHHRCNPDGLSIEDAMQLAAEIWQMTGREQYCHLSSPRAGWFARNPKPHTDYIDLADLPNCWLGRTMTVDIEAKAKELAVVTLMTELKGLR, encoded by the coding sequence GTGGGCTACGGACTTGCTGAACTCCCCGACGGGGATGCCCTCAGGCACCTGCTCGGCACAATCAGGGTCTTTGCCCGGCAACATGACCTCCGCCTCAGCTTTCATCCTGACCAGTTTGTCGTAGTGTCCTCGCCGCATCCTGCGGTAGTTGCCAGCTCAATCCGGGAACTGGAGTACCAGGCATACCTGGCTGAGGAAGTGGGGACTGATGTCATCAATATCCATGCCGGCGGGGTTTATGGTGACAAACAGACGACTCTCGTAAAATTCTATCAGGTTTTTAGCGATCTGCCGGAAACCATCAGAATTCGGTTGACGCTGGAAAATGATGATCACAGCTACACTGTGCGCGATCTGTTGCCGGTATGCGCACGGCCTTCCATTCCGTTGGTGTATGATGTTCACCACCATCGCTGTAATCCAGACGGCCTGTCAATCGAGGATGCGATGCAACTGGCAGCAGAAATCTGGCAGATGACCGGTCGGGAGCAGTACTGCCATCTGTCATCACCCCGGGCTGGCTGGTTCGCACGAAATCCCAAGCCCCATACCGATTACATCGATCTTGCGGATCTGCCCAACTGCTGGCTGGGACGGACAATGACGGTGGATATCGAAGCCAAAGCCAAGGAACTGGCGGTGGTTACGTTGATGACTGAATTGAAAGGTCTACGGTGA